Proteins from one Planctomyces sp. SH-PL62 genomic window:
- a CDS encoding DUF1552 domain-containing protein, with product MSRSKITRRAVLRGAGAAVALPWMEAMASAADLAGSTPAGPRRMAFFYVPNGVHMKDWKPEGDGRDYTLPWILEPLNPLKDDTLVLTGLAQHNAKALGDGPGDHARSLSCFLTGVHPVKTDGANIKAGVSVDQVAAQQIGSATRLPSLELGVERGGQSGNCDSGYSCAYSSNISWRSPTTPTSKEINPRLVFDRLFGGRGKTGSEADRRKRSLYERSLLDFVLEDAQALRNRIGVNDRRKLDEYLTAVREVEQRIARADASDDKGFDVGSARPAGVPKDYAEHVRLMFDLIVLAFQTDSTRICTFMYANEGSSRPYPFLEIPEGHHDLSHHGNDPKKHEKIRKINRFHIEEFARMLQRLKETREGDRSILDNSMIVYGSGISDGDRHNHDDLPVLMVGKGGGTIETGRHVVYPSQPLNNLYLSMLDRMDVPCERLGDSTGRLERLA from the coding sequence ATGGCGAGCGCTGCCGACCTGGCCGGCTCCACCCCGGCCGGTCCCCGCCGCATGGCCTTCTTCTACGTCCCCAACGGCGTCCATATGAAGGACTGGAAGCCCGAGGGGGACGGGCGCGACTACACCCTTCCCTGGATCCTCGAGCCCCTGAACCCGCTGAAGGACGACACCCTGGTCCTCACCGGGCTGGCCCAGCACAACGCCAAGGCCCTCGGCGACGGCCCCGGCGACCACGCCCGGTCGCTCTCGTGCTTCCTCACGGGGGTCCATCCGGTCAAGACGGACGGGGCCAACATCAAGGCCGGCGTCTCGGTCGACCAGGTGGCCGCGCAGCAGATCGGCTCGGCCACGCGGCTCCCCTCGCTGGAGTTGGGCGTCGAGCGCGGCGGCCAGTCGGGCAACTGCGACTCGGGCTACAGCTGCGCCTACTCCTCGAACATCTCCTGGCGGTCGCCGACCACCCCGACCTCCAAGGAGATCAACCCCCGCCTGGTCTTCGACCGCCTGTTCGGCGGCCGGGGCAAGACCGGCTCCGAGGCCGACCGCCGCAAGCGGAGCCTCTACGAGCGCAGCCTCCTCGACTTCGTCCTCGAAGACGCCCAGGCGCTTCGCAACCGCATCGGCGTGAACGACCGTCGCAAGCTCGACGAGTACCTGACCGCCGTCCGCGAGGTCGAGCAGCGGATCGCTCGCGCCGACGCCTCCGACGACAAGGGCTTCGACGTCGGCTCCGCCCGTCCGGCCGGCGTGCCCAAGGATTACGCCGAGCACGTCCGGCTGATGTTCGACCTCATCGTCCTGGCCTTCCAGACCGACTCGACGCGGATCTGCACCTTCATGTACGCCAACGAGGGGAGCAGCCGGCCCTACCCGTTCCTGGAGATCCCCGAAGGACACCACGATCTCTCGCACCACGGCAACGACCCGAAGAAGCACGAGAAGATCCGCAAGATCAACCGCTTCCACATCGAAGAGTTCGCCCGGATGCTCCAGCGGCTCAAGGAGACTCGCGAGGGGGACCGGTCGATCCTCGACAACTCGATGATCGTCTACGGCAGCGGCATCTCCGACGGCGACCGTCACAATCACGACGACCTGCCCGTGCTCATGGTCGGGAAGGGGGGCGGAACGATCGAGACCGGCCGCCACGTCGTCTACCCCTCGCAGCCGCTGAACAACCTCTACCTGTCGATGCTCGACCGGATGGACGTCCCCTGCGAGCGCCTCGGCGACAGCACGGGACGCCTGGAGCGGCTCGCCTGA
- a CDS encoding MutS-related protein yields MTERSDVSPDLRAEYARRLELHEQAAARWNRLDARVADLRLIVFALGLAFAAYRYQAGGPSAWWLVLPVAAFAAVLMAHEPIRRRAVHAARTIEFYKRGIARMEDRWAGTGVDGSNFLDLDHPYAADLDLFGVGSLFERLCTARTKAGEDALAAWLLAPATPEVVATRHEAVLELRPRLDLREDLELLGADVRAGIDPAALAAWGESSRVFCSPALRVVAALLAGLGATSVIGYFWFQTPGFFLALLLVLAIEAAFGLWLSRRVDTVLDGVDERAHDLIVLSGLLDRLEREPLDRPLLRSLREALETGGRPASERIRKLGKLLHLLDTRDNQFFLPFALVLLWKTQLAMKIDAWRAENGPRIAGWLASVGDFEALSALAAYSAENPDDVFPEVVAGAASFEAEGLGHPLIPRRECVTNDLALGLGGVTAMVVSGSNMSGKSTLLRAIGVSTVMALAGAPVRADRLRLSALAVGATLRVQDSLQAGRSRFYAEITRVRQIVDVSRGPLPLLFLLDELFSGTNSHDRRVGAEAVIRGLLERGAIGLVTTHDLALAEIVAGLGSGTLNVHFEDHFEDGVMRFDYRIHPGVVQHSNALELMRAVGLDV; encoded by the coding sequence ATGACCGAACGATCCGACGTCTCCCCCGACCTCCGCGCGGAGTACGCCCGCCGGCTGGAGCTTCACGAGCAAGCCGCCGCCCGCTGGAACCGGCTCGACGCCCGCGTCGCCGACCTCCGCCTGATCGTCTTCGCGCTGGGCCTGGCGTTTGCGGCCTACCGATACCAGGCGGGGGGGCCTTCAGCCTGGTGGCTGGTCCTGCCGGTCGCGGCCTTTGCGGCGGTCCTGATGGCGCACGAGCCGATCCGCCGCCGGGCGGTCCACGCGGCGCGGACCATCGAGTTCTACAAGCGGGGGATCGCCCGGATGGAGGACCGCTGGGCCGGCACGGGGGTCGATGGCTCGAATTTCCTCGACCTGGATCATCCCTATGCGGCCGACCTCGACCTTTTCGGCGTCGGCTCGCTGTTCGAGCGGCTTTGCACGGCGAGGACGAAGGCCGGGGAGGACGCGCTGGCCGCCTGGCTGCTCGCCCCGGCGACTCCCGAAGTCGTCGCGACCCGGCATGAGGCTGTCCTGGAACTCCGGCCGCGACTCGACCTCCGCGAAGACCTCGAATTGCTCGGGGCCGATGTCCGCGCCGGGATCGACCCGGCCGCGCTAGCCGCGTGGGGGGAATCGTCACGCGTCTTCTGTTCGCCCGCGCTTCGCGTCGTCGCCGCGCTGCTCGCCGGACTCGGCGCGACGTCCGTGATCGGCTATTTCTGGTTCCAGACGCCGGGGTTCTTCCTGGCGCTCCTTCTCGTCCTGGCGATCGAGGCGGCATTCGGCCTCTGGCTCTCCCGACGCGTCGACACGGTGCTCGACGGCGTCGACGAGCGAGCCCATGACTTGATCGTGCTCTCGGGGCTGCTCGACCGCCTGGAGCGCGAGCCCCTGGATCGTCCGCTGCTCCGGTCGTTGCGCGAGGCGCTTGAGACCGGGGGCCGTCCCGCTTCCGAGCGCATTCGCAAGCTGGGGAAGCTGTTGCACCTGTTGGACACGCGCGACAACCAGTTCTTCCTGCCATTCGCGCTGGTGCTGCTCTGGAAGACGCAGCTCGCGATGAAGATCGACGCGTGGCGGGCCGAGAACGGGCCGCGGATCGCCGGTTGGCTGGCCTCGGTGGGCGATTTCGAGGCCCTCTCGGCGCTGGCGGCCTATTCGGCCGAGAATCCCGACGACGTGTTCCCGGAGGTGGTCGCCGGTGCGGCGTCTTTCGAGGCCGAGGGTCTGGGGCACCCGTTGATCCCCCGTCGCGAGTGCGTGACGAACGACCTCGCGCTGGGCCTGGGCGGCGTGACGGCCATGGTCGTCAGCGGGTCGAACATGTCGGGGAAGAGCACGCTGCTGCGCGCTATCGGCGTGTCGACCGTCATGGCCCTGGCGGGCGCCCCGGTTCGCGCCGACCGGTTGCGCCTCTCGGCGCTGGCGGTGGGGGCGACGCTCCGGGTCCAGGATTCGCTCCAGGCCGGTCGGTCGCGGTTCTACGCCGAGATCACCCGCGTGCGGCAGATCGTCGACGTGTCGCGCGGGCCGCTGCCGCTGCTGTTCTTGCTCGACGAGCTGTTCAGCGGGACGAATTCGCACGACCGCCGCGTGGGCGCGGAGGCGGTGATCCGGGGGCTGCTGGAACGCGGGGCGATCGGGCTGGTCACCACCCACGACCTGGCGCTGGCGGAGATCGTCGCCGGCCTCGGGAGCGGGACGCTCAACGTCCACTTCGAGGATCACTTCGAGGACGGCGTCATGCGGTTCGACTATCGCATCCACCCGGGCGTCGTGCAGCACTCGAACGCCCTGGAGCTGATGCGGGCCGTGGGGCTGGACGTCTGA
- a CDS encoding FtsK/SpoIIIE domain-containing protein codes for MTPPSSLRVPGARPDGDAPEPDPADASIPTAAADLLRAQRDAVRSLIATVAERAQGEAAIERTRQTREAEADSEFRLKKEALTRRVAQLEKDAAVADELRRREVDEAAASGEARAKNDFAMGSRRIAAEFDALRQTAKSKLTRDKSDAIGGHDSGQKVAAKEHALATKPLQDALAILDSYRERLAVVAADFRKFDLDPEFPHATRESYDKFAEPVDEVFERLSRMGPPLKLLERLIIPRSMKGANEAWVYIITALIGGGVGLAFGADLSVTAILAGVGLALGLAIRMKLVELSKQQLDRLYKPLMQSASDAAGLADHAKARIDGRFQESLRTLDARREKDLEQAKEAHTLTIAQGEADRDERLRQINEVYARKLRENSEERDARAREAVETHARKIADLKAKSEAGAIQLEEGHRTIKAQALAVFESDRRATAARWRAAVSEAAAVLDDVARRAEGFGLSWDADDWADRALPREIPPAIRFGTVALDLGSLPGGLPADPKLMEGLPDFFQLPALRPFPASANLLVETPAEGRAAASTAIQAAMLRLLTGLPPGMVRFTIVDPIGLGRGFGAFMHLADFDEALVNRQVWTDARQIEERLADLEAHMELVTQRYLRNEYASIEEYNAAAGEVAEPYRVLVVVDYPTKFDEKAASRLASIVAGGPPCGVLTLIAVDEGREFPTGCRLADLRPYGSRLVWKDGTLAWDDPELGGFPFIPDAPPVGETATRLIQRIGEAAKAAKRVEVPFEFIAPAPESWWTFDSRAGLDVPLGKAAASKRQHLALGKGTSQHVLIAGRTGSGKSTLMHAMIVNLALAYSPDEIDLYLIDFKKGVEFKVYASHGLPHASVVAIESEREFGVSVLNRLDAELKIRADRFRAAGVQDVQGFRNLPDSPPLPRILLVVDEFQEFFVEEDKLAQEAAGVLDRLVRQGRAFGIHAILGSQSLGGAFTLARSTLGQMAVRIALQCSDVDSHLILSENNPAAKALSRPGEAIYNDANGSPEGNHVFQVVWLGEDRREDYLDQIRALSDRRPPALARAPIVFEGDAQADLATNPLLLERLGEAAWPDSPRSAKAWLGDPVAIKEPTAALFRRQGGNHLLIVGQNEEAAIGVTAAALASLAAQFPPAREPNVREGAEFRLLDGTPEDSEHAETLRRTAEALPHKVRVGGWREASAIVAEVGAELKRRREPVAADGPELFLLIHDLPRFRDLRRREDDFHFGEREDETPADLIDLILREGPGHGVHLIAWCDTVNNLNRCFSLQQLREFGMRVVFQMSTTDSGHLLDSPAAARLGPNRALYSSEEHNQLEKFRPYRPIDAEFLSTLHARLSGRIP; via the coding sequence GTGACTCCCCCGTCCTCGCTGAGAGTCCCGGGCGCTCGTCCCGACGGCGACGCCCCCGAACCCGATCCGGCCGACGCTTCCATTCCGACCGCCGCGGCCGACCTCCTCCGCGCCCAGCGCGACGCCGTGCGCTCGCTCATCGCCACGGTCGCCGAACGCGCCCAGGGCGAGGCCGCGATCGAGCGCACGCGCCAAACGCGGGAGGCCGAGGCCGACTCGGAGTTTCGACTCAAGAAGGAAGCCCTGACCCGACGCGTCGCCCAGCTTGAGAAGGACGCGGCCGTCGCCGACGAGCTGCGTCGTCGGGAAGTCGACGAGGCGGCGGCGTCGGGGGAGGCTCGGGCGAAGAACGATTTCGCGATGGGGAGCCGTCGGATCGCCGCCGAGTTCGACGCTCTCCGCCAGACCGCGAAGTCCAAGCTGACGCGCGACAAATCCGACGCGATCGGCGGTCACGACTCCGGTCAAAAGGTCGCTGCCAAGGAGCACGCCCTCGCCACCAAGCCGCTGCAGGACGCGCTCGCGATCCTCGATTCGTATCGCGAACGGCTCGCCGTCGTCGCCGCCGATTTCCGCAAGTTCGACCTCGATCCCGAGTTCCCGCACGCCACTCGCGAGTCGTACGACAAGTTCGCGGAGCCGGTCGACGAGGTGTTCGAACGGCTCTCCCGCATGGGGCCGCCGCTGAAGCTCCTCGAACGCTTGATCATCCCCCGTTCCATGAAAGGGGCGAACGAGGCCTGGGTCTACATCATCACCGCCCTGATCGGCGGCGGCGTCGGCCTGGCGTTCGGCGCGGATTTGAGCGTCACGGCGATCCTGGCGGGCGTCGGCCTGGCGCTCGGTCTCGCGATTCGGATGAAGCTCGTCGAATTGTCCAAGCAGCAGCTCGATCGGTTGTACAAGCCGCTGATGCAATCGGCGTCCGACGCGGCCGGGCTGGCCGACCACGCCAAGGCCCGGATCGACGGCCGATTCCAGGAGTCGCTCAGGACCCTCGACGCGCGACGCGAGAAGGACCTGGAGCAGGCCAAGGAGGCCCACACCCTGACCATCGCCCAGGGCGAGGCCGACCGCGACGAGCGGCTCCGCCAGATCAACGAGGTCTACGCCCGCAAGCTCCGCGAGAATTCCGAGGAACGCGACGCTCGCGCGAGGGAGGCGGTCGAAACCCACGCGCGCAAGATCGCCGATCTGAAGGCCAAGAGCGAGGCCGGGGCGATCCAGCTCGAAGAGGGCCACCGCACGATCAAGGCGCAGGCCCTCGCGGTGTTCGAGAGCGACCGCAGGGCGACGGCCGCCCGCTGGCGCGCCGCCGTCTCGGAGGCCGCCGCCGTGCTGGACGACGTGGCCCGACGCGCGGAAGGATTCGGCCTCTCCTGGGACGCCGACGACTGGGCCGACCGCGCCCTCCCTCGCGAGATCCCGCCGGCCATCCGGTTCGGGACCGTCGCGCTGGACCTCGGGTCGCTTCCGGGAGGGCTCCCGGCCGACCCGAAGCTGATGGAAGGGTTGCCGGATTTTTTCCAACTCCCGGCGCTCCGTCCTTTCCCGGCCTCCGCCAACTTGCTCGTCGAGACGCCGGCCGAGGGCCGGGCCGCCGCGTCGACGGCGATCCAGGCGGCCATGCTCCGTCTCCTCACCGGGCTCCCGCCGGGCATGGTCCGATTCACGATCGTCGATCCCATCGGGCTCGGTCGCGGCTTCGGCGCGTTCATGCACCTGGCCGATTTCGACGAGGCCCTGGTGAACCGACAGGTCTGGACCGACGCCCGCCAGATCGAGGAGCGCCTGGCCGACCTGGAAGCCCACATGGAGCTGGTCACGCAGAGGTATCTGCGGAACGAATACGCGTCGATCGAGGAGTACAACGCAGCGGCCGGCGAGGTCGCAGAGCCCTACCGCGTCCTCGTCGTGGTCGACTATCCGACGAAGTTCGACGAGAAGGCGGCCTCGCGGCTGGCGTCGATCGTCGCCGGCGGCCCCCCGTGCGGCGTGCTCACCCTGATCGCCGTCGACGAAGGCCGCGAATTCCCCACCGGCTGCCGACTCGCCGACCTTCGACCGTACGGCTCCCGGCTGGTCTGGAAAGATGGAACGCTCGCCTGGGACGACCCCGAACTGGGCGGCTTCCCCTTCATCCCCGACGCGCCTCCGGTCGGCGAGACGGCCACGCGGCTGATCCAGCGCATCGGCGAGGCCGCGAAGGCCGCCAAGCGGGTCGAGGTGCCGTTCGAGTTCATCGCCCCCGCCCCGGAGTCGTGGTGGACCTTCGACAGCCGCGCGGGGCTCGACGTGCCGCTGGGCAAGGCGGCCGCCTCCAAGCGCCAGCATCTGGCCCTCGGCAAGGGGACGTCGCAGCACGTCCTGATCGCCGGTCGCACCGGATCGGGCAAGTCGACGTTGATGCACGCGATGATCGTCAACCTGGCGCTCGCGTACAGCCCGGACGAGATCGACCTCTACCTGATCGACTTCAAGAAGGGCGTGGAGTTCAAGGTCTACGCCTCGCACGGCCTCCCCCACGCCAGCGTCGTCGCGATCGAGAGCGAGCGCGAGTTCGGCGTCAGCGTGCTGAACCGGCTCGACGCCGAGTTGAAGATCCGGGCCGATCGGTTCCGCGCCGCGGGAGTCCAGGACGTCCAGGGATTCCGGAACCTCCCCGATTCGCCCCCCCTGCCCCGCATCCTGCTGGTGGTCGACGAGTTCCAGGAGTTCTTCGTCGAGGAGGACAAGCTGGCGCAGGAGGCGGCGGGCGTCCTGGACCGTCTGGTCCGCCAGGGCCGCGCCTTCGGCATTCATGCGATCCTGGGCTCGCAGAGCCTGGGGGGGGCGTTCACGCTCGCCCGCAGCACGCTCGGCCAGATGGCCGTGCGGATCGCGCTGCAGTGCTCCGACGTCGACTCGCACCTGATCCTCTCCGAGAACAACCCCGCCGCCAAGGCGCTCTCGCGGCCCGGCGAGGCGATCTACAACGACGCCAACGGCTCGCCCGAGGGGAACCACGTCTTCCAGGTCGTCTGGCTCGGCGAGGATCGTCGCGAGGATTACCTAGATCAGATCCGCGCCCTCAGCGACCGGCGACCTCCCGCGCTCGCCCGCGCGCCGATCGTCTTCGAGGGGGACGCGCAGGCTGATCTCGCGACCAACCCCCTACTCCTGGAACGACTGGGGGAGGCGGCCTGGCCCGACTCCCCCCGCTCGGCCAAGGCCTGGCTCGGCGATCCGGTCGCGATCAAGGAGCCGACGGCGGCCCTCTTCCGTCGCCAGGGGGGCAACCACCTCCTGATCGTCGGCCAGAACGAGGAGGCCGCGATCGGGGTGACGGCCGCGGCGCTCGCGAGCCTGGCGGCGCAGTTCCCGCCGGCCCGCGAGCCGAACGTCCGCGAAGGGGCCGAATTCCGGCTCCTGGACGGGACCCCGGAGGATTCCGAGCACGCCGAGACCCTGCGACGCACGGCCGAGGCCCTCCCCCACAAGGTGCGAGTCGGGGGCTGGCGCGAGGCCTCGGCGATCGTCGCCGAGGTCGGCGCCGAGTTGAAGCGCCGGCGGGAGCCCGTCGCGGCCGACGGCCCCGAGCTGTTCCTCCTGATTCACGACCTGCCCCGATTCCGCGACCTCCGCCGCCGCGAGGACGACTTCCATTTCGGCGAACGCGAGGACGAGACGCCCGCCGACCTGATCGACCTGATCCTCCGCGAAGGCCCCGGCCACGGCGTGCACCTGATCGCCTGGTGCGACACCGTGAACAACCTCAACCGCTGCTTCTCGCTCCAGCAACTCCGCGAGTTCGGCATGCGCGTCGTCTTCCAGATGAGCACGACCGATTCGGGCCACCTGCTCGACAGCCCCGCCGCCGCCAGGCTCGGCCCCAACCGCGCGCTTTACTCCAGCGAGGAGCACAACCAGCTCGAGAAATTCCGGCCGTATCGCCCGATCGACGCCGAATTCCTGTCGACTCTCCACGCCCGGCTGTCCGGAAGAATCCCGTGA
- the gcvT gene encoding glycine cleavage system aminomethyltransferase GcvT — protein sequence MSDPTPLKTPLFDWHQANGGRMVDFAGWSMPVQYTSIVEEHQAVRRGVGLFDVSHMGRLAFEGAKALDWINLVATNDASKLEPGRIQYSLLANDLGGLIDDILVYRVDKNYSVVCNASNREKVVARFEEHHEGFKASMTDRTILTAMIAVQGPKAVELVSPLFSKPLDALKYYHVVEGKVLDGVDAVVSRTGYTGEDGFELIVPAAQAVKVWVGLMEAGGPLGVAPCGLGARDTLRFEAGMPLYGHELSETTDPFSAGVGWAVKLEKGDFVGAEALKQQAKSPATIRVGLKLEGKRIARQGSTVSSGERTLGVVTSGSFAPTLQTSLAMASIDPDFAAPGTKVVIDVRGKPEPAEVVPLPFYKRPRS from the coding sequence ATGTCCGACCCGACCCCGTTGAAAACTCCCCTCTTCGACTGGCACCAGGCCAACGGCGGCCGAATGGTCGACTTCGCGGGATGGTCCATGCCCGTGCAGTACACGAGCATCGTCGAGGAACACCAGGCCGTCCGTCGCGGCGTGGGCCTGTTCGACGTCAGCCACATGGGGCGGCTGGCGTTCGAAGGGGCCAAGGCGCTCGACTGGATCAACCTCGTCGCCACCAACGACGCGTCCAAGCTCGAACCGGGACGGATCCAGTACAGCCTGCTGGCCAACGACCTCGGCGGGCTGATCGACGACATCCTCGTCTACCGCGTGGACAAGAACTATTCCGTCGTCTGCAACGCATCGAACCGCGAGAAGGTCGTCGCCCGGTTCGAGGAACACCACGAGGGCTTCAAGGCCTCGATGACGGACAGGACGATCCTGACCGCCATGATCGCGGTGCAGGGCCCGAAGGCCGTCGAGCTGGTCAGCCCCCTCTTCAGCAAGCCCCTCGACGCACTCAAGTATTATCACGTGGTCGAGGGCAAGGTCCTCGACGGCGTCGACGCCGTCGTCAGCCGCACGGGCTACACGGGCGAGGATGGCTTCGAGCTGATCGTCCCCGCCGCGCAGGCGGTCAAGGTGTGGGTCGGGCTGATGGAGGCGGGCGGTCCGCTCGGCGTCGCCCCCTGCGGCCTCGGGGCCCGCGACACGCTGCGGTTCGAGGCCGGGATGCCCCTGTACGGCCACGAGCTGTCCGAGACGACCGACCCGTTCTCCGCCGGTGTGGGCTGGGCCGTCAAGCTCGAGAAGGGGGACTTCGTCGGCGCCGAAGCGCTCAAGCAGCAGGCGAAGAGTCCGGCCACCATCCGGGTCGGCCTGAAGCTGGAAGGGAAGCGGATCGCCCGGCAGGGGTCGACGGTTTCCTCGGGCGAGCGGACGCTGGGCGTGGTAACCTCCGGAAGCTTCGCCCCGACGTTGCAGACCAGCCTCGCGATGGCGTCGATCGACCCCGACTTCGCGGCGCCGGGCACGAAGGTCGTGATCGACGTCCGCGGCAAGCCCGAGCCGGCCGAGGTCGTCCCGCTCCCCTTCTACAAGCGGCCACGAAGCTGA
- the gcvH gene encoding glycine cleavage system protein GcvH, whose protein sequence is MDPKNLRYAPTHEWVDLDGGQAVVGLSKFAVDQLTDLLTIELPKVGDRLTAGKSFGEVESVKSVNDLYAPVGGEVVEVNQALIDDVQILSEDPFSKGWLVKIKVDDPADADKLLDHDAYQAKIAQDDH, encoded by the coding sequence ATGGACCCCAAGAACCTCCGCTACGCCCCCACCCACGAATGGGTCGACCTCGACGGGGGCCAGGCCGTCGTGGGCCTCTCCAAGTTCGCCGTCGACCAGCTCACCGACCTGCTCACGATCGAGCTGCCGAAGGTGGGAGACCGACTGACCGCCGGCAAGAGCTTCGGCGAGGTCGAGAGCGTCAAGTCGGTCAACGACCTCTACGCTCCCGTGGGGGGCGAGGTCGTCGAGGTGAATCAGGCCCTGATCGACGACGTCCAGATCCTTTCCGAGGACCCGTTCTCCAAGGGCTGGCTGGTCAAGATCAAGGTGGATGACCCGGCCGACGCCGACAAGCTCCTGGACCACGACGCCTATCAGGCCAAGATCGCCCAGGACGATCACTGA
- the gcvPA gene encoding aminomethyl-transferring glycine dehydrogenase subunit GcvPA has translation MAYIANTPEDVRVMLGAIGLDSLDQLFDMVPPEYRLDRPLQIPPAMAELELTRHVEGLLARNEGADRRVCFLGGGSYDHFIPAVVDNLASRGEFYTAYTPYQPEASQGTLQATFEYQTLITKLTGMDVSNASLYDGGSAVAEAVLMAVATNRRNRRVVVAGSVHPEHRKILETYLEHLEPEVVTVPTVDGGVDPRAFAEAITPDTAAVVIQHPNFFGRLEDVRTLVDAAHAHGATAVVSVDPISLGLLQRPDAYGADVVVAEGQGLGNPMSFGGPYLGILACRQDYLRKLPGRIVGQTTDRNGKRSWVLTLQTREQHIRREKATSNICTNQALLALRSSIYLAAMGPRGLREAAESSTRKAHYAAEVLSKVDGLSPAFPGPFFKEFAIRCSKDTKAVLEKVGEAGFHGGVRLGRWYPELADHILIAVTEKRTRAEIDGLAEAYRTALASL, from the coding sequence ATGGCTTATATCGCTAACACGCCCGAGGACGTCCGCGTCATGCTGGGCGCGATCGGCCTCGACTCGCTCGATCAACTGTTCGACATGGTCCCGCCGGAGTACCGACTCGACCGTCCGCTCCAGATCCCCCCCGCGATGGCCGAGCTGGAGCTGACCCGCCACGTCGAGGGCCTGCTCGCGCGCAACGAGGGCGCGGACCGCCGCGTCTGCTTCCTCGGCGGCGGCAGCTACGACCACTTCATCCCGGCCGTCGTCGACAACCTGGCGTCTCGCGGCGAGTTCTACACCGCCTACACCCCGTATCAGCCGGAAGCCAGCCAGGGGACGCTCCAGGCGACGTTCGAGTACCAGACGCTCATCACCAAGCTGACGGGCATGGACGTCTCCAACGCCAGCCTCTACGACGGCGGCTCGGCCGTGGCCGAGGCCGTCCTCATGGCCGTGGCCACCAACCGGCGCAACCGTCGGGTCGTGGTCGCCGGCAGCGTCCATCCCGAGCATCGCAAGATCCTGGAGACCTACCTCGAACACCTGGAGCCCGAGGTCGTCACGGTCCCGACCGTCGACGGCGGGGTCGATCCCCGGGCGTTCGCGGAGGCGATCACGCCGGACACGGCGGCCGTCGTCATCCAGCACCCCAATTTCTTCGGGCGACTCGAAGACGTGCGGACGCTCGTCGACGCCGCCCACGCCCACGGTGCGACCGCCGTCGTCAGCGTCGACCCGATCTCGCTGGGCCTGCTCCAGCGCCCCGACGCCTACGGGGCCGACGTGGTGGTCGCCGAGGGCCAGGGCCTCGGCAACCCGATGTCGTTCGGCGGGCCGTACCTCGGCATCCTCGCCTGCCGTCAGGACTATCTCCGCAAGCTGCCCGGACGGATCGTGGGCCAGACCACCGACCGCAACGGCAAACGCTCATGGGTCCTCACCCTCCAGACCCGTGAGCAACACATCCGCCGCGAGAAGGCGACCTCCAACATCTGCACCAACCAGGCGCTTCTGGCGCTCCGGTCGAGCATCTACCTGGCCGCGATGGGCCCGCGCGGGCTCCGCGAGGCCGCCGAGTCGAGCACCCGCAAGGCCCACTACGCCGCCGAGGTCCTCTCGAAGGTCGACGGGCTGTCGCCGGCCTTCCCCGGCCCCTTCTTCAAGGAGTTCGCGATCCGCTGCTCCAAGGACACCAAGGCCGTCCTGGAGAAGGTCGGCGAGGCCGGTTTCCACGGCGGCGTCCGGCTGGGACGGTGGTATCCCGAACTGGCCGACCACATCCTGATCGCCGTGACCGAGAAGCGGACCAGGGCGGAGATCGACGGCCTGGCCGAGGCCTATCGCACGGCCCTCGCCTCGCTCTGA